One window of Leopardus geoffroyi isolate Oge1 chromosome B3, O.geoffroyi_Oge1_pat1.0, whole genome shotgun sequence genomic DNA carries:
- the LINGO1 gene encoding leucine-rich repeat and immunoglobulin-like domain-containing nogo receptor-interacting protein 1 isoform X2, translating into MLAGGARSMPSPLLACWQPILLLVLGSVLSGSATGCPPRCECSAQDRAVLCHRKRFVAVPEGIPTETRLLDLGKNRIKTLNQDEFASFPHLEELELNENIVSAVEPGAFNNLFSLRTLGLRSNRLKLIPLGVFTGLSNLTKLDISENKIVILLDYMFQDLYNLKSLEVGDNDLVYISHRAFSGLNSLEQLTLEKCNLTSIPTEALSHLHSLIVLRLRHLNINAIRDYSFKRLYRLKVLEISHWPYLDTMTPNCLYGLNLTSLSITHCNLTAVPYLAVRHLVYLRFLNLSYNPIGTIEGSMLHELLRLQEIQLVGGQLAVVEPYAFRGLNYLRVLNVSGNQLTTLEESAFHSVGNLETLILDSNPLACDCRLLWVFRRRWRLNFNRQQPTCATPEFVQGKEFKDFPDVLLPNYFTCRRARIRDRKAQQVFVDEGHTVQFVCRADGDPPPAILWLSPRKHLVSAKSNGRLTVFPDGTLEVRYAQVQDNGTYLCIAANAGGNDSMPAHLHVRSYSPDWPHQPNKTFAFISNQPGEGEANSTRATVPFPFDIKTLIIATTMGFISFLGVVLFCLVLLFLWSRGKGNTKHNIEIEYVPRKSDAGISSADAPRKFNMKMI; encoded by the coding sequence ATGCTGGCGGGGGGTGCGAGGAGCATGCCCAGCCCCCTCCTGGCCTGCTGGCAGCCCATCCTCCTGCTGGTGCTGGGCTCGGTGCTGTCAGGCTCCGCCACGGGCTGCCCGCCCCGCTGCGAGTGCTCGGCCCAGGACCGCGCCGTGCTCTGCCACCGCAAGCGCTTCGTGGCGGTTCCAGAGGGCATCCCCACCGAGACCCGCCTGCTGGACCTGGGCAAGAATCGTATCAAAACGCTCAACCAGGACGAGTTCGCCAGCTTCCCACACCTGGAAGAGCTAGAGCTCAACGAGAACATCGTGAGTGCCGTGGAGCCCGGCGCCTTCAACAACCTCTTCAGCCTCCGGACGCTGGGGCTGCGCAGCAACCGCCTGAAGCTCATCCCTCTGGGCGTCTTCACCGGCCTCAGTAACCTGACCAAACTGGACATCAGCGAGAACAAGATTGTCATTCTGCTGGACTACATGTTCCAGGACCTGTACAACCTCAAGTCGCTGGAGGTCGGCGACAACGACCTCGTCTACATCTCCCACCGAGCCTTCAGCGGCCTCAACAGCCTGGAGCAGCTGACACTGGAGAAATGCAACCTGACCTCCATCCCCACCGAGGCGCTGTCCCACCTGCACAGTCTCATCGTCCTGAGGCTCCGGCACCTCAACATCAACGCCATCCGGGACTATTCCTTCAAGAGGTTGTACCGGCTCAAGGTCTTGGAGATCTCCCACTGGCCCTACTTGGACACCATGACACCCAACTGCCTCTATGGCCTCAACCTGACATCCCTGTCCATCACACACTGCAATCTGACCGCCGTGCCCTACCTGGCTGTGCGCCACCTGGTCTATCTCCGCTTCCTCAACCTCTCCTACAATCCCATCGGCACCATTGAGGGCTCCATGCTGCATGAGCTGCTACGGCTGCAGGAGATCCAGCTGGTGGGCGGGCAGCTGGCTGTGGTGGAGCCCTATGCCTTCCGCGGCCTCAACTACCTGCGTGTGCTAAACGTCTCGGGCAACCAGCTGACCACACTGGAGGAGTCAGCCTTCCACTCGGTGGGCAACCTGGAGACGCTCATCCTGGACTCCAACCCGCTGGCCTGCGACTGCCGGCTCCTGTGGGTGTTCCGGCGCCGCTGGCGGCTCAACTTCAACCGGCAGCAGCCCACCTGTGCCACACCCGAATTCGTCCAGGGCAAGGAGTTCAAGGACTTCCCGGACGTGCTCCTGCCCAACTACTTCACCTGCCGCCGCGCCCGCATCCGGGACCGCAAAGCCCAGCAGGTGTTTGTGGATGAGGGCCACACGGTGCAGTTTGTGTGCCGGGCAGATGGCGACCCGCCGCCCGCCATCCTCTGGCTCTCACCCCGCAAGCACCTGGTCTCGGCCAAGAGCAACGGGCGGCTCACAGTCTTCCCCGACGGCACGCTGGAGGTGCGCTACGCCCAGGTACAGGACAATGGCACGTACCTGTGCATCGCGGCCAACGCGGGCGGCAACGACTCCATGCCGGCCCACCTGCATGTGCGCAGCTACTCGCCCGACTGGCCCCATCAGCCCAACAAGACCTTCGCTTTCATCTCCAACCAGCCGGGCGAGGGAGAGGCCAACAGCACCCGAGCCACCGTGCCTTTCCCCTTCGACATCAAGACCCTCATCATTGCCACCACCATGGGCTTCATCTCCTTCCTGGGCGTCGTCCTCTTCTGCCTGGTGCTGCTCTTTCTCTGGAGCCGGGGCAAAGGCAACACGAAGCACAACATTGAGATCGAGTATGTGCCCCGCAAGTCGGACGCAGGCATCAGCTCTGCCGACGCGCCCCGCAAGTTCAACATGAAGATGATATGA
- the LINGO1 gene encoding leucine-rich repeat and immunoglobulin-like domain-containing nogo receptor-interacting protein 1 isoform X1 encodes MQVSERMLAGGARSMPSPLLACWQPILLLVLGSVLSGSATGCPPRCECSAQDRAVLCHRKRFVAVPEGIPTETRLLDLGKNRIKTLNQDEFASFPHLEELELNENIVSAVEPGAFNNLFSLRTLGLRSNRLKLIPLGVFTGLSNLTKLDISENKIVILLDYMFQDLYNLKSLEVGDNDLVYISHRAFSGLNSLEQLTLEKCNLTSIPTEALSHLHSLIVLRLRHLNINAIRDYSFKRLYRLKVLEISHWPYLDTMTPNCLYGLNLTSLSITHCNLTAVPYLAVRHLVYLRFLNLSYNPIGTIEGSMLHELLRLQEIQLVGGQLAVVEPYAFRGLNYLRVLNVSGNQLTTLEESAFHSVGNLETLILDSNPLACDCRLLWVFRRRWRLNFNRQQPTCATPEFVQGKEFKDFPDVLLPNYFTCRRARIRDRKAQQVFVDEGHTVQFVCRADGDPPPAILWLSPRKHLVSAKSNGRLTVFPDGTLEVRYAQVQDNGTYLCIAANAGGNDSMPAHLHVRSYSPDWPHQPNKTFAFISNQPGEGEANSTRATVPFPFDIKTLIIATTMGFISFLGVVLFCLVLLFLWSRGKGNTKHNIEIEYVPRKSDAGISSADAPRKFNMKMI; translated from the coding sequence GTGAGCGAGAGGATGCTGGCGGGGGGTGCGAGGAGCATGCCCAGCCCCCTCCTGGCCTGCTGGCAGCCCATCCTCCTGCTGGTGCTGGGCTCGGTGCTGTCAGGCTCCGCCACGGGCTGCCCGCCCCGCTGCGAGTGCTCGGCCCAGGACCGCGCCGTGCTCTGCCACCGCAAGCGCTTCGTGGCGGTTCCAGAGGGCATCCCCACCGAGACCCGCCTGCTGGACCTGGGCAAGAATCGTATCAAAACGCTCAACCAGGACGAGTTCGCCAGCTTCCCACACCTGGAAGAGCTAGAGCTCAACGAGAACATCGTGAGTGCCGTGGAGCCCGGCGCCTTCAACAACCTCTTCAGCCTCCGGACGCTGGGGCTGCGCAGCAACCGCCTGAAGCTCATCCCTCTGGGCGTCTTCACCGGCCTCAGTAACCTGACCAAACTGGACATCAGCGAGAACAAGATTGTCATTCTGCTGGACTACATGTTCCAGGACCTGTACAACCTCAAGTCGCTGGAGGTCGGCGACAACGACCTCGTCTACATCTCCCACCGAGCCTTCAGCGGCCTCAACAGCCTGGAGCAGCTGACACTGGAGAAATGCAACCTGACCTCCATCCCCACCGAGGCGCTGTCCCACCTGCACAGTCTCATCGTCCTGAGGCTCCGGCACCTCAACATCAACGCCATCCGGGACTATTCCTTCAAGAGGTTGTACCGGCTCAAGGTCTTGGAGATCTCCCACTGGCCCTACTTGGACACCATGACACCCAACTGCCTCTATGGCCTCAACCTGACATCCCTGTCCATCACACACTGCAATCTGACCGCCGTGCCCTACCTGGCTGTGCGCCACCTGGTCTATCTCCGCTTCCTCAACCTCTCCTACAATCCCATCGGCACCATTGAGGGCTCCATGCTGCATGAGCTGCTACGGCTGCAGGAGATCCAGCTGGTGGGCGGGCAGCTGGCTGTGGTGGAGCCCTATGCCTTCCGCGGCCTCAACTACCTGCGTGTGCTAAACGTCTCGGGCAACCAGCTGACCACACTGGAGGAGTCAGCCTTCCACTCGGTGGGCAACCTGGAGACGCTCATCCTGGACTCCAACCCGCTGGCCTGCGACTGCCGGCTCCTGTGGGTGTTCCGGCGCCGCTGGCGGCTCAACTTCAACCGGCAGCAGCCCACCTGTGCCACACCCGAATTCGTCCAGGGCAAGGAGTTCAAGGACTTCCCGGACGTGCTCCTGCCCAACTACTTCACCTGCCGCCGCGCCCGCATCCGGGACCGCAAAGCCCAGCAGGTGTTTGTGGATGAGGGCCACACGGTGCAGTTTGTGTGCCGGGCAGATGGCGACCCGCCGCCCGCCATCCTCTGGCTCTCACCCCGCAAGCACCTGGTCTCGGCCAAGAGCAACGGGCGGCTCACAGTCTTCCCCGACGGCACGCTGGAGGTGCGCTACGCCCAGGTACAGGACAATGGCACGTACCTGTGCATCGCGGCCAACGCGGGCGGCAACGACTCCATGCCGGCCCACCTGCATGTGCGCAGCTACTCGCCCGACTGGCCCCATCAGCCCAACAAGACCTTCGCTTTCATCTCCAACCAGCCGGGCGAGGGAGAGGCCAACAGCACCCGAGCCACCGTGCCTTTCCCCTTCGACATCAAGACCCTCATCATTGCCACCACCATGGGCTTCATCTCCTTCCTGGGCGTCGTCCTCTTCTGCCTGGTGCTGCTCTTTCTCTGGAGCCGGGGCAAAGGCAACACGAAGCACAACATTGAGATCGAGTATGTGCCCCGCAAGTCGGACGCAGGCATCAGCTCTGCCGACGCGCCCCGCAAGTTCAACATGAAGATGATATGA